The window ACGAAGCTAAAAGACATAAAATGCCCAATCACAACAACAGAGTTTTTGCATGTAAATTGCATCTCAAAATGTTCTTGTTGTCCTGAAACCCTAAGAGGGTCCAGTGTATCTCAAACACCACAAATAGTTTGTTTAAACAAATTCAAAACATCGCCAGCAGCATCATTTTAACACAAATTTTGTATTATACCTACTGGCTGTGAAATTTAAGCTTGACCGTGTTtaaaaacacagtttacactCTTTATAGAAAAACCTGATAGTCATTACATCCTTGAACCCTCCAAGAGACTGAGATTTTGCTTGTCGTTCCATGTAAAGCATAAAATTAGAATATACAAACATGGTTAGTTGCAGATTACGCTATACAAATCTTGCATAAAGCGTAACCTTTTTGTTCTAGATGCTACAATCAAGTTTAGGTTTCTTGATAAAGAACTCCCAAACTGATGCAGATTCTGTTATTGTATGAGGATTCAGTGACTGATGGAAGTGCTTATATCAGCCCATCACTTTGGTTGTGAGGATGTTAATAgtacattaaaacatttaaaaagtgactaaaatacaaatgttaCTAGAAAACTAAACAGAAAAAGAGGAGTAGTGTTAAAATGGTTTGCAGATGCCAAAGAGATAAAATATGCAAGGACAATGTAATATATTGCAGCTATTtcccaaagaaaagaaaactctTAGCCATGAAGAGCTGGGCTACTTCAGGAGAGGAGAGGCGAAGAAGTGCCCTTGGCGAGGGACGCTGACTGGAGCTCTGCTCCTGCTAGCAAACCTGAAAACAGAGCAGATGTTCCTAATGGTTAGCTCACACATACTCAAACAGCAGTGCGTCATAATACTATAAAACCCGGTAAAGTTCAAACATACTTTGGAGTGATTGCGTTGAGAGTTGCGTTCTTCATGCGTTGGGAGAGAGAGCTGGACGATGGGGTCTTGCTCATCTGCTGGTCAGGAGTCGTAATGGGCCCGAACATACTTGCTACAGTACAAAGAGAGCATGTTATAGAATATCGGAAGGGTGATGTTATGGAAATAGTTAAAGATTCCTCAAATGTTTGGATGTGAAATTCATACTTTTCTGATCAGGAGTTGCGTGGACATTGGCGTTCTCAATGATCATGTGATCGTTGTGAGCTTGGTCGTCGCTGTTCATAAACTGACTCCAGTACTCCACAGGAACTCCGAGGAGACGCTCAACcacctgagagagagagctttGTGAAAAACTCTGGTCCAAAAGACCACACTAGTGTTGCTTTCGTCAACAAAAATTATGACTAAATATCGTCATCAACAAACCTTTATCACGTGACGAAAACGAGACGCGACGTAAATGCTGGTCATGTGACGATGACTATAATTAAGCgtataatgcaatattgttgacgaataaaaacgagactaaatgtggtttacaaaataaaaactaagctAAAATGTCTCTTAAAgatgcccaagaatgctttttcacaatatgtaatataagtctaaggtgtcccctgaatgtgtctgtgaagtttcagcttaattttaatttttttaactgcctattttggggcatcattaactatgcactgattttttcagcacgccgcccctttaattcgcgtgctccctgccacacgagctctcgattatattacagcacatttacaaagttcacacagctaatataaccctcaaatggatctttacaagatgttcgtcatgcatgctgtatgcatgcttcgaattatgtgagtaagtatttattttgatgtttatatttgattctctatgagtttgaggctgtgccccatggctaacggctaatgctacactgttggagagatttataaagaatgaagttgtttatgaattatacagactgcaagtgtttaaaaatgaaaatagcgacgactcttgtctccgtgaattcagtaagaaacgatggtaactttaaccacatttaacagtacattagcaacatgctaacgaaacatttagaaagacaatttacaaatatcactaaaaataccatgctatcatggatcatgtcagttattattgctccatctgccattttcgctgttgttcttgcttacctagtctgttgattcacctgtgcagatccagacgttactggctgcccttgtctaatgcctttcataatgttgggaacatgggctggcatatgcaaatattggggcgtacaccccgactgttacgtaacagtcggtgttatgttgagatctgcgtgttttccggaagtcttttaaacaaatgagatttacataagaaagagaaagcaatggagtttgaaactcaatgtatgtcttttccatgtactgaactcttgttattcaactatgccgaggtaaattcaaattttgaatctagggcacctttaatttattgACCAAAACAAGACGAGACAAAATATTATAACGTTATTTCATCTCATTTAGTtgcgttattattattattttgcagtatttctgTTTCCTGTGTCTCACTTCAGACTTGCATCAGGTTGCACTGCGCAGACGCAGGTGACGTCACTTTCTCAAGCCCCACTCGCGGCATTATTTAGAGGATGCAGCTGCAGTGAGTTTAGCATAAAGGACAACAAACAAAGTTAAGTCTGACACAGAGAAAGGGACTGATATGTAGGGAAATATGTATATTTCatgtgctcataacttcatgaaaaacgcacagatcatagaaaatgcacatcattatttaaagcagattcttacgaaatgaatccaaaatcaacataatatattgcgttgttCACAAGATATTACACAGGAAATGATTTAatatacttggctaaaaacgtGTCTctttccgggatgcagtgtgtatccaatgcatgtacccatccatgttcgttttacaacgtggaataacacaaaataggtatcatcttaaagcttagaatctcagctttttaatgcatctaaccattttgaaaaactcccaACGAGTCCTGAGAAGTGCCTTTTAAACCTGAGTTTACCGCCCGTGGGCGCCATCTAGCTGCGAAAAAACGAATAACACTTTAACTATACTTTATGCcacaaaatttgaaccagatgcagctcacatgtaggagagcatcaccaaaaaataatttttctaaaGTACAATTAGTATTAGTAATAAAGTACAAAGAGACTGAAACCAGACTAAAATAGTCATggataattctgactaaaataagactaaaatgctcagacttttagacaaacttgactagactaaaaagagtatgaacgtgactaaaactaataaaaactaaaattaccgcttgacacaaagactagactaaaactaaaattaaaacaggccgCCAAAAACAACACTACACCATACATTTACAAAGTAGACCCAATTAGGAAAAGAAAAGTGTGGACCATTAGTCATGAACACTCACTTTTGGCTGTCGTTTTGTGTCCTGCAGGATGGTCATTGGATCTGGGTCGGGCACGGCATGACCCACAATCGTGGGTCCAAATACACGAGCCAGATTAGTGCTGTCCATCTTTGTATCTGTGCTCTGGGCCACcctaatgatgacagaaataatACCCAAGTTAAATATTAAGTCTCACAGCCTAAAAACTGCCTTCTGAAAGAAGTGCTGGGTTTTAATATCCAAGAATGTTGCTCCAAATTAAGATGGATTGATAGCGTTACTAAACTGAGGACAATTAAcacaaattataataataaggaTATGTGATAGCTTTTTTATTTGGTGTAATTGGACTGAATACATCAAAACCATAAAATTAGACTTCTACTGAACTGTAAATGGACTGCAAGGTTGTACCTTACTTAGCTCCACATTGTATAAGctgttttcaaattaaaaaaaaaaagtgtttccaGGATTCATGGCAAACATATCTGGTAACAATTTTGTAACCATAATAATATGCATGTTTTGTGTTATTGTAGAAACAATGCCCATCATTGTAATTGaatgcatttttgttgttttatataaaatcataatcAAAAAGTAAACTTAGAGATTAAACTTAACAGGATGCTAGATGGGCCATTTACagcacaataaataaaatatgcaattgaAATGCTTATTCAGGAGTATAACCATCACACTCAAAGCAAAGTTTTAGGCAATGGTTAAAAACGCAGGCTTCATATTTATGCTTTTACACCAGTGCAATTGCACCTAAATGCAGTTTGAGACAAACTGATCAAGTTGCTTTAAAcctgaaatattcctttaatgttACAATTTGTTAGTGTTggtttttataattaaatagtaTTTGCAAATGGCATAGGCAATAAAGCAGACAGTACAATCAGAGATTGTGTATGATGTTTACCTCTGCAAATGAATGATGAGGAAGGCCAGAGTGTCTCTGTTGGGCTGTGGAAGATCACTGATGTTCTGATATATCAAGGCAATGCTGTTGTCATCATCAGACAGCTCTATGAGAACAGAGTAAATGGTTACTATTGAGTACTAATATTAACACACTCATCTTTCTAAGTATGTCACGGTTCAACatttggggttagtaagatttttaatttgtaataatatttctcaaattACTGTTTattgatgaaataaatgcagccttggcgaACATGAGATGCTTTTCAAAAATCATACCAACCCTAAACTGttaaacggtagtgtacattCATACATCAACACTAACCAGCAGCATCCATGAAGGCACGGTTGAGGCGGAAGGTTAGCAGGGGCTCTTTGAGGTTCCTCAAGAAGTCCTTGAGGAGGCCAGTGATGGCATGGATGTCGTCCACCTTGCTGAGCAGGGGAACAGTTTTCCCACGCAGGAACTTCTCTTTCAGGTCCTTGACCACTCGATCAGAGCCAGACACCCGGTACAGACCAGTCTGCCAAAGGTATACGCAGGTTTTCAGAACATATTGATCTTGTTCAGTGTTCTAGACTGAATTCAGCATCTTTATCAATTTACCTCACGTAGGCCTCTCTGCTCAATCTCATTGACGCAGTGCACCACCAGTGAAGGGATCATGGGAGAGGTGGAGGACACATAGCTTGCGAGGGTTCCCTTTTGAAAAAGGTTGATATGTTTAAAGCTATTGAGAGTAAAGCACAGCCACTTAATTAAAACTTGAAATAATCAGCATGTAAAAGAGGCAGAAAATACTCAAGTTGGATGATAAAGCTTCATATATAGATTTGTCACCTCTCCACTTTTGACTGGAGTCCCAGTCATGGATGGAATGCAGGGCAGAGGGCAGCGCTCGCGGCATTCGGGGTGGGCCACCACACGGCAGTCCCTGCACTTCAGAGAGAGCTTCCCAAATTTGATCCTCTTACCACATGGCACACAAGACTCTGGCTTGATcacctaaaaacaaaaaaaacaaaaaaaaaaaaaaacaagagccATACAGATGTGAGCTTTGAGGACTATAAACATGGGCCACCATGATGGgaaattaaatagttttattttctgTCAGTTTTAAATCTTGCAGAGCAGTTTTGAATTTTATTTGATGTagacattttaagaaaaaataagGGCAGAATCGGCAGATATTTTGCTTTTTACTACAAAAATGGAAATAGTTTGTTTACAATGTTGCAAACCATATAATTAGTATGAATAGTGAATAAGTTCCCATTATCAGCACATCACATATCCCAGGGAAAAAAAATTTGTTGGCTGAACTTTGTCTTAATATTTATCTGAAGTGTCTCCTAAACTTAATTTAGTCACGATGTAACAGAAGTTAAAAACGATTATTGAAgggaaggaaaaacaaaaacaaaaacaaaaaaacaaacaaaaaaaacaccccaAGTAGGACGGGGTCTTGGTTCTATCCATCGGTTgttgattggctgaaggcaaaTCTGATTGCATGCTTGGAGTTGATTATAAGAACGGTTGTCAAAAGCACCGACTTCGAtaccaagtcagtactgaaattaaacaaaaaaaaaaagaaaaaaaaaaaaggtgatgCTTTGAGTGGATgattaaacacctctgattggccactgtatTCACATGCTCAATGTTCAACACACGGGAGCAtttgtatctgtgtaagcgctctgtgaagagcatcattgatgtccatttacaacatgtttttgaagcgttgatcattgtagccaatcacagacatatctgatgagcgcgtgaacacaatggacaatcagaggtgtttatgaatccaATCAAAAGCgctcacattttaaaaatttcagtaccgacttggtattgTAAAAGTCGGTACTTTTAACAACACTAAGTCTGAGTTTAAGAGGCCTAAACAATTGGAAAAATTCAGCATgtgtcaccagagagaagtcttTTCACCGGGAAGGTCCAGTAGACATTGATTAACTTATgagtaaacaaaacaaaatacaaaaatcattttcacTTCAAAATTTTAACATGTACAtgtcattttgcatttttaattattagcttTTACATCAACTCGTTCCCACATGAAAACCCTGACTTGTCAAATTATATAACTGCAAAATGCAGGAAGAGAAAACAACCCTTTACGGTTAGGACTCAAGAGCAATGCATCAGGACAAGTGCATCTTAGATTGAGATTTGTATGCAACATCATACCGTTTTGGAGACAAACTCATGCAGACGGACACCTCCACTGCCCTGGGGAGTGCTGGGCTCTGCCTTGCTCTCTCCATTGGGATGACTGGGCTGCTTGAACACATCCATAGACTGAACTGAGTCGGTGTCAGCAGTGTCCCACTCCACAGCAGCTGAAGAACAAAGCAGAGAGAAGCACTGCTCACTAGTGCAGAATACTTAAACAGAAATGCAAAGGCTTGGGGTGTGAGAAATGATCAGGAAAAGAGGCCATACAAAATAGAGCTCTCATGAAAAaactaatataaataaataaagagtaCCAGGCTGGAGACTCAACAAGGGGTCAATTTAAAACACCCCAGAGTCCTCCAAaccacataataaaatattaaacaaattaatctTTGACCCCattcaataaaacaatgcatatTTATGATACAGCAACCACATATCATGACTCACTGCAGAGCTTATTTATAATACAGCAACGTGCACATTATTATTCAGTCAATAACAAGAATCGCATAATCAATGACTCATGCAAATATTCTCTTGCTCTGCACTTGCGCCCTCACGAATGACAATAATAAATTTAGTGAAGTGAGCTTACCAGTCTTTCGGCGGCTCCTGGTCCAGTAGGGAACAGCCTCCACTGTTGTGACAGCCTCAATGGGTCCACCACCAGCGGGCACCGTCACGGTGGTCTTAGCCACCAGAGACTCATTACCCTGATAAAACGTGACTCGAATTAATTAACTGTCAAACAATTTCTAACTTACTACACATTCACCTAAAATAGGGCGctattaaagagatagttcacccaaaaatgaaaattatctcatgatttactcacccttaagccatcctaggtgtatatgactttcttctgtcagacaaacacaatcagagatatattccTGGCTCTTCTaagttttataatgttaatgaatGGCCCTCatgattttgaagcaaaaaaaaggTGCAACCATCCATCAAAAAAATTattccatatgactccagggggttaaaggCATCCTaaagtgaagcaatgcatttttgtaagaaaaatatccatatttaaaactttattaatgatAACTAACTTCCGACAGACAGCCATACACATCTATTTGTGGTGGAAGAGTATCCTCTGACCTGATGTATGATAAAAGCagaagcacagaggatagagcaaaacaaaacaccggtcacgaattagaagtaaaatgagaaattttaaagagaaatgtcagaggattttgatatatgAGAATAGGAACTTTAGTTTGTTGCAGCGCCCCATTTGTTTGAACCATGAGAGGTgtctaagcttacgctactcctacaccctgcgtcatacatcgtgtcaggggttactcttgtgGCGCAAGATGACTTGCACAGTATGCATACTgtcgtctgccggaagctagttatttgagttaataaagttttaaatatggatatttctcTTACAAAaccccatcgcttcgcttcagaaggcctttaataACCCCCCGAAGCTGTgtggattatttttataatggatggatgcactttttgtgGTATCAAAATAATGAgtgccattcactaccattctaaaccttggaggactaaggatatttttaaatattactccAGTTGAGTTTGGATGGCTTgatggatggcttgagggtgagtaaatcacgggattattttaatttttcggtgaactatccctttaactggaCATTAACAGCAAACCAACATGAACATAAACCAGGGAATAGCTTGTTGGCTCTCTCAGTGAGAAGAGACAAAATCTTCCAATATTTACACTTCAATGGGTTGTAGGGACTGGGGAGAACCAGGGAAACATTATACTTCTAATGACTAAAGCAAAGCCCTGCAGGGAGCCTTTATACTAGAGTCTTTCTCCAATATTAAACAGTCAGTCATGTGCTTATGTAACCAGCTCTTACTTTCTCAGAGGTGCGGCCGGTCGAACGGGACCTCTTGGCACCAGCAGGAGGGCCTTCTGTGTGGTTTCGTGAGGAGCGCTGAATTGAGACAGATTAAATAATCAGAAAATGATTGAAATTTGTAAGTGATTTGGCTAAATGTGGATTTATTGGGAAGCTTACTCTCTTTTGTCGTTTCTTGAGACGAACGGTCCTGATTGCAGAGGAGTCCCAGTCCTTTATTTAAAGAAAAGCCATTTAAGATATTACAGCAAcagcaaaaattaaaatcaataaaggACGGGTCAGTTTcaatttcattaaaatgtttcacTTTCTCACTGTCAGGTTTGAGACAGCAATAcatataacattaatatttttaatattcaagGAAATGACATACCAAAGAATCATCAGTTTTATCATAGCTGATGTCTGACAAGATAGATGCCGATTCATCAATGGTGGTCAGTCTAGAGGAGACAGTGTGAAAAACGAAAAGAAAGTTACAGCAGAAAGAAATACAAGTCAATCATAAAAACAGAACCATTTCTTGTCTTCTATGACATTCACGTAAATCCTTGAAGATATTCTATTAGAGATGCTTTAAAAGTCCAAAATCAACCATCTTTACcattcaaacaaaacaataatctTTACCATTTTTCAACAAATGTAATAGCTGAAAAGGTGTGAAGAAAAGTTAATATCACTCAAGCTGAAAAACCAATAATGTTATAACTCTTTATGATTCAACCATATCCTGACAGATTTCTGAAAGAATATCCAGCTTCAAATAATGTCTTGTTTGTAAAGCGCTTAacacaatacacattgtttcaaagcagctttacacaAATTTACAATGTTAAAGCTGCGATGACATGGAAGTAGCGACAGATTGTTCAAGAATACGGAAGAAAtaatgttgcttgggcactttccccattgagaatgggcaacaaatttctatctggatactttagatcGAAATGTGTTacccattctcaatgggaaagtgcccaagaaACGTCGCTCGGAAACAccgctcaaaaagttgccccgtgtatcatcaccttacaAGACACTTTGcaggtttggttcgattaaaacaaaCTCTGGTGCAGTTAGACTGAAATATGAACAACACACACCAAAGACATCTAAACGACCCTAAAACAGGATGTGATGTCACCAGATgtgaccctaaaaaggacagaatgctgAAGCATGCCTGTTTTTTCATGTGATGGGAGCCATGTTGCCCATTACAGTTCGGTACAGGCATCAAATGCCATCTCCTTGTAGCAgatctttgtttgtgtgtgtgacgtagGAATTCCTAcagctgttttgactcctttacacattttataagctcttcgcGAGTTCTCAGCTGGTCAAAATACCATCATACGCATCTAGCAAAGAACAAAGCATTGTTTCGGATGTTTGTTAAGTTCTGTCACAAAATCAGTCTTAAAAATAACAGTGTGAATGCAAAGTGAACCAGtactaaatgtattattttctttttttggggcCGGGccaaaagaaccaagagaactacaagtgtgaacacagccTAAATGATTAAAGTAGTACAGCATGCACCAAAGAGAAGTCTGTCGTTTGCACCGCTTTCGTCAacttatgacattttgattaaacattgcgaaaataaataaataaataaaaatgaaatatacagagggatgaattgttcacaataagatctataccattaatttagtaaatagataggtttcattttaatttcatgacTTTATATGACACATAAATGACGGGGTTTAAGATTTAGGTTATTTCTCCAATCCTTATGCAATTTAACTGAATTGTTAACCGAAAGTCATGACTCAATACTCAAAAGACCTAGTACATATTACAAAATAATGGAATGAAAACTCAAAAATGCATCATATTACAGAAGTAAAACGGGTTGCTTATTCTCTTACCGTCGGCTAGTATTGAGGTTTGTGGGATTCTGGGAACGGGCATTCAGAAAGGCCAGAGCTGAGCGCTGCTCCTCATTTAACTGGATGCTGTTACTGGAGCCTTCAGTCACCAACAGCTCCCGGATGAGCTGGATCTGACGGTCCTGCAGAGGAATAAAATGGAACGTCTGTTTTTTGAGCCTAAATTCAGAGATCAGGTCTACCCCACAAGTAATCATGCAAAAAGAAGCCTACAAACCAGTTTTGCACAGTCAGCCTCAGCTTTCTGTCGCCGACGGATCTCCACATCCACTTGGTTGCGGGCATGTTTGAGCTTGACCTCCAGCGCTCCTCGCTCCGTCTCGGCCTTGGTGAGCACCTCCTTACATGCATTCAGCTCACGCTCAAGTCTCAGCCATTTACGACGGCTGTCCTCAAAGTTTAGGGCCATCTGAATGAACTCTGAGAATTGAGGTGAATATTTAGTGGGAGAGAGAATGAGACATTGAACTACTACAgcatgcattttatttcaaatattcaCCACAGCCAATACTTACGGGGTTCGATGCTTTCATTGAGAACATCAGCTTGTGCCCGCAggctttcaaaaacactgtgaAGATTAATCACAGCAGTCTCCATGTCCTCCTGCagtggagaaaaacattttaactgtGTGCACCAGCTCAAACAAATAGCTAGTTTTATTTTGCTCAGCAAATTATTTCAGCTCAATAAAGTTAGCATATGATTATTAAAATCTCGAGACCATACATTCCACTGTATGGACATCTTTATCATAcaaaatattgggggcgtggcCAATGATAAACATGAATTTGCATAAGATACACacataatattagtattatcAAAAATCTAAtagtaaaaatgcataaaaaaagttacaaaatattaataacgtactttaaaaatatctttttaaaataaataagtgtaCTGTACACTATAATAACgttaataaaagtatatacAAGTAGTATAAAACCAGTTTTTGCAGGGATTATGAAAGTACAATCGTAGACAAAGACATCCGTCCCACATTTAAATCACAACACGTTCAATGGTGAACAATagcagtaacagttacagtaaaacattagCATGTGTTTCTAAACGGCTCGTCAATGGAAACAAACAGTACAAACATTGGTTTGCCACGTAATATAACTTACGGCTTGTTGTAGACACCCAGCCTTGTGTGTTAGCGATGTAATGTAAGATTAAAACTTGAAAAGATATTTTTTTCCAGGGACAACAGCACCGCACCGGTTTGTTCAACCAAGTTTACCCGGATGTGTCGATAACGTTAGCGTCTAGAGGAGTTGCGTTTCAAATTTACCCGCCAGCCAATCAGCGCCGCTCGGCGTACTGACGTATGCGCGTTGACGCAGTACGTATATGCGGCGCGTCTGCTGTACATCTAAAATCCGGTATTCCCCTTGAAATTGTCTCTATCAACAAAcgataataatttataataaaagggaattataaaactgtaaaattattaaaatattttttcaaatgcCTCCTCTTCGCTGAGTAGCCTATCTCGTTTGGCTCTGTTATTTAAACCCagcaaaaatgtttaataatattcaAAAACAGTAGGCTAGTAAACCAGATTTCAGAAAATATCAGTGTTGGTgcaattataaataaatgtgaatgacTCCTTTTGGTATCCATAAACCAGTAGGCCTAATGTTCTGGGCAGAGGTTTTCAAAATGTCCGCACAGGAGTGGAAAAGTTCAGAGAAAGGCAGTGTAAAAAATTTAAAGtaaatatatagcctaatttaaaaaaaaaaaaaaaaagattaatctaactaaataaatttggttaaaataaacaaaaatatttaaaacaataaacagCTTTTAATACTGAAGACAAGTACCTACTTAAATTACTATTTAGCACAGATGTTGCTCACATTGATTCAGCTCggttttcattcatttcagaggAGCTGCATGTATTGTTGGTTGCTAGTAAAAAAGCAATACCTAAGAAATGGCtgcatgagaatccatcaacaATAGAAGAACttaaatttcataattactggTCAAAATGGTTATTGAATGAGTGTGAATGGAACAGGGAGATATTGTAAGTGTACTATAATGTTCCCTTCCTCACATGTACTGTACGTCGTATGTTTTATGAGGGGACCTTGAACCTTTTATGGACAAATATTCTCCTGGTGaatgtttttttccttcttttctctttttctctcttccGAGACTATTGGGAGAGTAACCCCATATGggaatatactgcaaaatataatgcGATATATACTACATTTCCATATATAGGAAATTAgtgcttatatttttcaatatactgcAAATGCAGTGACCATGTATAGCTATATATcgatacatataaaatatttataaatgaagacaaaaatagcattacattcataaagttttatcTTTTACTATATTGCATGTTcccatataaatgtgaatgtattgcacacacatatatacacacattcatgGAATGAGTTACAATCAGTGGTTACAAcagatttctagttcccagcatgcttttcTTCTGACTGTAAAAAGaagagtaaatgttaaaattaatttcatgttttgctCAATATCTGTTAGTGTTTTCTGGTATGTGTGAGTTTTTTGAATTgtcattgtgctgaagagtagagcctgagGTTAGGTTTATGATTGGCTGAACACCATTAAGACtgtaataactttatttaaaaaataacggCTGTGCATGCTATAGCACAGTGACAGTCTCTTTGGTAGAAACTTTAGTATGTGCAGGTGTGCTTTTGTCATCTaacttgaaaatatgaaacatttaaatatgtaaataattataaaatataagaaatgtgttacataatatattttatatgtgttTATACTGCATGAGTAAATATATCTGCAATATATTATGCATGCAGCACCATATCTGATCATATATAAATCTATTATGAAgtatattactgaatataaaattacatacattatgatatattagtaaatatattataacatatttttcaatatatgaaaagcggcaattccttatgtattattcaatatactgtatattttcaaatatacagttaaatcatgtaatatattgatcattca of the Megalobrama amblycephala isolate DHTTF-2021 linkage group LG24, ASM1881202v1, whole genome shotgun sequence genome contains:
- the racgap1 gene encoding rac GTPase-activating protein 1; amino-acid sequence: METAVINLHSVFESLRAQADVLNESIEPQFIQMALNFEDSRRKWLRLERELNACKEVLTKAETERGALEVKLKHARNQVDVEIRRRQKAEADCAKLDRQIQLIRELLVTEGSSNSIQLNEEQRSALAFLNARSQNPTNLNTSRRLTTIDESASILSDISYDKTDDSLDWDSSAIRTVRLKKRQKRRSSRNHTEGPPAGAKRSRSTGRTSEKGNESLVAKTTVTVPAGGGPIEAVTTVEAVPYWTRSRRKTAAVEWDTADTDSVQSMDVFKQPSHPNGESKAEPSTPQGSGGVRLHEFVSKTVIKPESCVPCGKRIKFGKLSLKCRDCRVVAHPECRERCPLPCIPSMTGTPVKSGEGTLASYVSSTSPMIPSLVVHCVNEIEQRGLRETGLYRVSGSDRVVKDLKEKFLRGKTVPLLSKVDDIHAITGLLKDFLRNLKEPLLTFRLNRAFMDAAELSDDDNSIALIYQNISDLPQPNRDTLAFLIIHLQRVAQSTDTKMDSTNLARVFGPTIVGHAVPDPDPMTILQDTKRQPKVVERLLGVPVEYWSQFMNSDDQAHNDHMIIENANVHATPDQKTSMFGPITTPDQQMSKTPSSSSLSQRMKNATLNAITPKFASRSRAPVSVPRQGHFFASPLLK